In Nitrospira sp., the genomic window GCGAGGTGTTCAAGAAAGCCTTTGCCAGCCTTGGTATTCGAAGACACTTCAGTCAACCAAATGGCCGTTTCAGCCGCCTCGACTTGGCAAAAGAACGGTCGAGTACTGTTGAATTTGTGATGTCGCCAGTGTTGGAGCAGCCGCGCGGTTTCTGGAGTTACCTGCCAGTCATTGGGATTCTGTAGCCTTCGCCATGCTTCTACTTGGTCCCGTACGCCCTTGATGATGGCCGTCACGTCATACTGCTGTTCCTGTGTTGAGAGGCCTTTTCCTTCGTCGAATACAATCGAGGACTGCCTTTCTGAAGACTTTCGTTTCTTGGGCTTTGGAATCGGTGTGATAAATTCGGCGGGGCGACGGGTTTCTATAATTTTCTGGGTCGGTTGCCCCTGTTCATCAAGTTCCCAGTGGCGACAAGGATATGCATAGGGTGAATTAAGAATGGGTTTAGAGAAGAAGTCAGCACTCATTAAATACCCGCGTTGACCTATAAGGCACTGGGAGGGCTCTTGTCCGGCGGAAGCTTACCCGTTTCTTTCCGAAAAATCATCGAGGATACCGAGATTTCTACCTTCCAGATGACCATAGCCTCGCATGTCGGTCCACAATATTCACATTGCACACCTGACCCAAAACGATTTCATTCGGGGAAACGTCTCCGAAGGCTAACCCCAATTCCTTGCGCTGGCGCAATACAGAGGTTCAGTTTGCAGGCCCGTGAGATCCCGAGTCTGTGACCCAGATCGTGCAACAATAAATAAAGGATCAAGAAACGGAGGGTAGAGTACCTTACGAAGACCGGTCTCGCTCCGGAGAGCGAGTCTTCGTGACGTCCCGCGACCGTTCACTCAGATAACGGACCAAGTCCGCGGCCAATTGCCGATCTTCCCCACGATCTGACCGGGCTAACGCCCGCATCACCTGCTCATAATTCCGCATGATTTCCTGGGCTCGTCCATGTCGGCGCGTGGTACGTTTCATCCGCTCCAGCGTCTCCCCCTTTTCTTTGCTCGGTTCATGCAGATGCCGCACTGTCCACCGTTCATGTGTGGTGCGGTGAATCCGGCTCGTGGTCGTGGCCTCAATCCCATGCTCCCGGAGGGCCTCTGCAAACCCCTCCCGCCAACGCTGCAGATCAGCCTTTCTCGGATTCAAGCGGACCCCATCGAGGCCCGCCGCTTTGACCGTCAGGTGGACATGTGGATGCGGGGATGGGTTCGGATCTGGATCGGTCTCGAACGTGTGGAGGACCATCGCGTACTGAAACCCTGCAAACTCTCGTGTCGCAAAGTCACGCGCCGCCCGTTGGACCGACAGCGGATCGGTCCTGGTCGGCATGGAGAGGACGAGATGAAAGGCATCACGCATGGTCGAGTCGGCGAGGATCGGCAGGCCGCCATCGCGCCATTCGTCTTTCAGATCAGCCACGGCCTCCTTCCCGAGAATCACCTGACCGTCCTGATCCTCGATTTCGAGTTGGCCATCCCGCGAAATGTAGGTGAGGTTGTTCGAGATGCCCTTCATCCCCTTCGGCGCCCTGACGAGTTTCACCACGACTTGCGGCGAACGGCGGACCATGGCTTGGAGCTTTTGCCGGACATAGGTCGCCCGAGCCTGTGACGTGCTGAGCCGTCCGCCGGGACGTACAGGCCTGGCAGCGCCAAAAGCACTGCGCGTGCTGCGACGCGGTCGTGGGAGGGTCTCCGTTGAGACATTGAAGAGCCGACTCCCCCACTCATCCAGCTTCAGGTCGATTGGACTAATTGAAGGACTCATTGGAGAGACCAGCGCGCCAACGTCCCGCGCAAGACATCAGAGACTCTGTCGGTGTGGGTTCGGATCACGCGGGAGAGTTCGGTGATCACCTCCACCCGAAACGCACCCCGGTTCTCTGGGGACGTATTCAAGACTTTCGCGATCTGGTTCAGGTTCCGTCCCAAGGCAAGGAGTTGCTGATTCGATCGGGTCAGCGCGGCGAGCTCCGACTGCCCCACATGGGGCTCCCCAGTCAATTTGGTGCGGATCATTGCGACCACCCAGGCCGTGGGCTGATATCCCTCGTGCCGGGCGCAGGTGCGCAGCGCGGCGAGTTCGGAGGGGGTCACATTCAGTTTGATGCGGGCGGTGGCTCGTTCTCGCCGCCGAGTGACGCGCAGCCGAGGAGCAGCCGACGATCCGGGCGTCTGGTCCAGGGCCTGCCGCAAGACCTGCCGAAGGGCATGGCTCGGGGTGACACCCTGCTGCTGACACCAAGCTTGCCAGGGTACTTTCAGCTCCCCCAGATCCACCGTAATGGTCGTGGTCCGCTTATCTCGCGAGGAATTAGGCATGGGCGGGAGCATACAATAAACACGAGATGTAAGACAATTGGGGCGTAAAGCCATATCCTGCAACATCCTAAAAATGGTCTTACATCATGCCTACGACGATACGGATCTAAGACCACACGTCAACCGTTCGCACTGGGCTAAGGACGCCAGAAATGGGCCCCGGATCGACCAGTCGGTAGAGCCTCCGGTAAGCCGGGCATGCCTGCATCGTCCGTTGGCTAGTCGGGTTTCTAGCAATGCGGAGGTCCCGATTTGGGGGGTTCTCTTCCTGTTATCCTGTGACAGGGAACACCCTATGCGGTCTTGAGGTCACAACCATGCGCATGACCGGGACGAACAGTCTTCGATGCCTTCTGGCACTCGGCTTGATGAGTGGGCTGGTGGCCTGTGGCAGCTTTGCCAACTGTTTCAATAGTGGGTTCGCTCCCGCCGCCTGTGGCGGGGGGTATAGCGAGAGCAACGCTTCTTCTCTACCGCAGCCCACGGCCCCCTCGGCTGAAGGTCGCTGGACCGGCACGACTTCTACAGGCCGCGCCGTCGCTGGACTGGTCCTGGAGGACGGCTCGTATTGGGTCTTCTATACGGCAAGAGACAATTCCCACATCCTGGCTGGATTGGTTCAGGGCACTGGCACCTCACACTCCGGCTCCTTCGGTTCCTCAAATACGAGAGATTTTAATTTGGAAGGTGCCGGTATTCGCTCAGCGACAATGAGTGGCAGTTATGTGCCGAGCAAGTGCTTTGACGGGACGATCGCCTACGTCACTGGCGAGACAGAAAGCTTTACGAGTACGTCCTATGTGGACTCTGAGTCGGCCCTGAACATGAGTCTTGTCGCAGGGAACTATGCTGGGCTCCGTGCCGACTATCACACGGTCACGGTGACCGTGGATTCAGCCGGGACGCTTTCAGGTCATGCAACAGATGGTTGCACCGTTGCGGGGACCTTGTCTCCTCGGGGAAAGGGAAACGTCTTTCATACCTCGGTGACATTCGGAGGTGGCGACTGTCGCGAGGGAACCGAGACGCTCACGGGGGTGGCCTTCTATGACGCCGCGACCAACCAGCTTTACATTGCCGCCCTCAACAGTGCCAGGACCAGCATCTATCTCTTTCTCGGCACGAAGCGGTAAGGTTCACCGGTTCCATATTCTGTAAACGTTTCCTTTTTGACGGGGCATAACCTGATCAGATCATGCCCCCTGAATAGATCGACGAGATCACGGGGACAGGACCTCTCGAACCGCAGTGGGGGCAAAGAAGCCCTGTTCTCGGAGCGTGGCAAACCAGGCCCTGGCAAATTCTTTCAAGTCCTGTTTCAGCCTGGGGAACACGTGGCTGCGCCTGCCCGCCTCGTCGTATCGATAGACTTCATGGAAGATTGCCAGGTAGTCGTTCCTATATGACACCGGTTCGGCTGCCGGGCCATCGGCTAAGCTATGAAACAGGAACACCATGTCGGGATCGCGCATCAGATCGCCGTTCTGTTCGCCGTAATGGCACAGCGACACCTGCCGGTGTCCGTCTCCACTCGATCCAATCTCCTCGACTGAGAGTGGCATGTAGCCAGATACGGTGATCCGCACCGCGCATGCGCCGTTGAGCAAGTGATTCAAATCCGTCTCAAAGGCTTGATACGGTTTCATGATCGTGTTCCTTTCTTGGCGTGAAGGAAGCCCCCGGCCCGAGGGCCGGAGGCTTCCACACTGCGATCAGCGACCCGACCGCTCGGTGACCCAGAGTTTCGCCTGTTGGGCGACGACTAAGAGTGCTTCCAGGTCCGCCAGGCCGAATGACTCGGAATTCTTCCAGACTCCATCCTGGCCCTTGTATGAGCGGGCCACGGTCACGTTGTAGAACGGACCGTTCATGCCCTCGTTCTTCCAGATGCTCGCCTTGATGCTGCTGCATCGGAGCGTGGTGACCGGCTTGGGTTTCTTGTCTTGAGGTGCCATGGTGTTGTCTCCTTTAGTTAGAGTTGATGTGTTGGCCTCTCACCAGGCGTGGAGGCCACACAGCGACGACAAAGGAGACAGAGTGGCTGTCGCTACCTGGCGGGCCGGTGGGCGCGATGCGGAGGAATGCCCGCGTGCGGGCATGATCGACGCAGCCCACCGGTGGAAAGCCAGGGCGACGGCCGGATGCGCACAGGCACCGGCCCTGAAACCACAAGCCGCCCCCCCCGCTCACCAATAGCAACGCATGACAGAGCAGATTTAACGGACGAGGCGAGAAGGTCCTGTTCACAGATCAAAGAGACTAAGCCCGTTCGCCACGGCGGAAGAGAGTCAGCGTGTCGGCTTCGATGCGGTCTTGAGCTTGACGCGGTTGTCGGCCAGCAGGCGACGATGCACCAGGCTTGATGGTTGTTGAACGTAGTGGAACGCCGAACGGCTCTCGCGAGGTTGCCGGGGGAGCTTCACCACTGTCGTGAAAAAAGGGATCAGCATCAGAGGCGAGCGTAGTACGACACAATCAAACGATCCCGCAACGCTTAGACCAGACTGAGTTTGAAGGGACGGATGGACTGGATGGCGAGAAAGTCCCGTTGATTCTGTGTGACGACGGTCTTCAGTGTGCAGCTAGTCGAAGGAGAGGTTGGTATCAAGAACGAGGCGCCGCATCTCACCGAAAGACTCTTCGTAACTGCATGCGGCCCTTCGCCCGCTTCAAAGGTTGATCGAGTGTGTGCTCCTCCACCACAAGCGCAAGGGCGCGTTCGATGGCTTCGGTTTCCGTTTTGGCACCCAGCACGGACTTCGCGCGCGTCAGCTTCGCTTGATCGAGCTGGAGATGTTTGTGTCGCCTCACGGCGCGGGGTTTCATGGTCTCTCTTCCCTCGACTTTGAGTCTCTCTGCACTCTGGATGCTGAGGACGCACTATCGGCGCGCGCTGGCAACCTTTAGTCGTGTTGGAACGAGATGGCAGGCGTCCGCGGTCACTTCCAATTTGCCACCGAGCACGCCGAGAAGCTTTTGCAGGGTTGGAAACGCGGGGAAATGGGCCCCGCTTTCCAAGCGGGCGATCTGCGGCTGTTTCATACCGGTAAGTTTCGCGAGCTCGGTCTGACTGAGCCCGCGTCGTTCCCGCAGCCTCGCGAGCTCCACAGCAATCCCCACTTCCTGCTCCGCCTTCGCAAGAGCCTCGGCGAATTTTGGCTCCTTCTTGATCTGTTCGTTAATGTACTGTCTATGCGTTTTCATCGTGGCTCCTTTGCTTGACCTCTTCGTATCGTTGCTCCGCAAGGACAATGTCTCGTTCTCGCAGTTTCTGCCGCTTCTTCTGGATCGCATGCAGGATAATGAACCGCTGTCCCACGAGTGCGGCATAAAAGAACCGGTACTCCGTCCCCGACCATTCTGGACGCAGCTCCCAGATCTTCCCCCGGACGTGTGCCGCAATCGAGGCGGGAAGACGCGTGCCATCACTTTCTAGTCGACTGATATAGGCCAGACATTTGGCTCGTGCCCCATGGGACAAAGCGTCGAGAAATGCCTCGATCGGTTTATCTCCCTGCGCTGTCTCATAGTAGACTACTGTCCAAGCCATGCGGGTAAACTATAACACTTATGTTATAAGTCGTCAAGGAAGGGATCGTGTGGGCGAAGGGCTTCCACCGCTTCGATTCCTCTGCGACGTTACTGATCAACCACCTATCTGTGACAGCGGAGAGCTGGACCGATCACGAACGGCCCCACACAGCAGACTCGCACACCGACCTCTTTTCAACACAGTGTTGCGCCCCTCACCCAGGCCGGGGCGCAACAGAATGTCCCGGTTTGTGGCCACGCACGCTTGCACCCGTGACACCGTCCGCGGTGGCGCGGTTGCCACGGGCGTGCCACACCCCGGGCGACGGGTATTGTCTCGACACGGTCGAGTCGCATCGTGCGACACGACGGTGCCAGACTTCACCTGGCACGGCGTCTCGAGACGCGGTGCCTCAGGAGACATTCGTGCGCCACTCCGCCGCTCTGCAGACCTTGGTGAGTGCCTCCCGGAACGCGGCCGGCACCAACACCGGAGTCCCTTCGCTTCTGTGGCCACCCCTACTTTTTCGGTATGGTTATAAAATTTGAACCTTCTCATAAGTGCTTGAGAGAGCAATGACTGAACAGTGAATCACTGTTAGGGAAGCGTTTCGAGACGATTCACTGACTAGGCCACATCGGCAGGGGTGCTGAGCGTTACCTAATTGGTCACTGAATGATGGAGCGTCCAGGATTTCTCCCACTGAAGGAAGCAGCTGTCTGGGCGGGCGTTTCTGCCCGTACGGTCAAGCGTTGGCTCGCTGATGGCTTACCGTGCTATCAAGCTGGCCATAGGACCAAGGTGCTTATTCGTCCGACGGATATTGACCAGTTTTTGACCAGGCGGCAGGTCACAAAAGTCGATATCGATGCGCTGGTGGAAAATACTCTACGAGAGATGCAAGAGGCGCGGCACGGGAAGGATGTAGCCTAATACCCCATCATGGGTTTATCCTTTGATCTTGTACTTCTTGAGAAGGTCACGAAGGGCTTCCTCCACTCTGGCATGTGGGCGCCGTTTTTGCTGAATGGCCAGGATCTTCGTCTGCATCGCTAACCGAGAATCGATGCAGAAATTAAACTGCTCCTTAGATGAGGTATCCTATTCCATTGTTCACACCCTACTGGGCCCTGCTATGGGCGTCAATAGCGTTGTTGCAGTGCCATTAGACATTATGCCAGCATTATAGCATTACGCCGCGTGTGGATGGATGACTGAGAGCGGGGAGAAAGATGGTGACAACATGTCAACCAATCGTGCTGTAGGCAGCAACGTCTAATCCAAGGAGGATGAATTGGGAGTCAAAGTTACACAACGAACTGGAAAGTCTGGCTGGTGGGTTTCCATCATCCACAAGAACAGCCGCAAGAGGAAGCGGTTCTCTGACAAGAAAGTAGCCTTAGAGTTTGCCAAGAAGATTGAAGCAAAGATCAGATGGGCCGAGGCCAATGGCAGTCCTGTAGTCTTTTCACAACCCGAACAGAACATGCCAACCCTGAAAGGGTACATGGAGAATTGGCTCAGTGCCTATGTGGATAACAACTGCAAATTCTCAACAGCCTCAGGCTATCGGCAGGTTTGTAAGAAGCACCTCTACCCTGCCCTAGGCTCTCGCACCTTGGATCAGGTGACCAGAAAGGATGTGAAAGACTTGGTCGCCACCTGGAACAGCCAGGGGCTCAAGAAGCGGACGATTTTGAATATCCTGACTCCGCTGCGAGAAATGTTCAACCATGCCATTGACGATGGCACCGTTACCGCCAATCCTGTGTCCAAAGTTGGGATGATCGTGAAGGGATGTAAGGCCTCAAGCGCCCATATCGAACCGCTGACCGCAATCGAGGTCAAGGCTTTACTTGCCACCACTAAGGAGCGGTATTCGTTTCTCTATCCGCTCTTCCTTTGTGCCGTACGGACAGGCATGAGAGAGGGAGAATTGATCGGCCTCCAATGGGAAGACATTGACTTCCTGGGATCCTTCATTGAAGTCCGGCATAATGTTGTCAGACGGCAAGAGACATCCACCAAAACCAACCGGATCCGGCGCGTAGATCTGTCGCCTCAGTTACAAGCCGAGTTGCTCAAGTTGAAAGAAAGTCTTCAGCTTGAAAGCTCGATGAAGGGATACGCTTTCCCGAAATGGGTATTCTTGACGCCACATGGAAACCGTATGACGAATGAGGTTCTCAGGAAAGGCTTCTACGCCTGTCTAGAATCGGCTGGGCTTCGGCGGGTACGATTCCATGACCTGAGGCACACCTTCGCCAGCCTGTTGATTCAACAGAATGCGAACGTAAAATATATCCAACAACAACTCGGTCACAGTAGCATCAACATCACGTTGGATGTATACTCGCATCTCTTTGAGGGAGACCATCGGCACCAGGTCCAGCGTCTGGACGATGAGCTATTGGAGACAAGTCCGAGGAGGTTAACTAACCCAGAAAACGCGCCCCAGCCGGACCCTCACCGAGAAGGGGCTCAGACGCCTACCAACGAAACAATTGAATTTAAAGCGAATATCAGACACGGAGGGGTGACGGAGTGGCCGAACGTGCCGGTCTTGAAAACCGGAGATGGGGTAACCCATCCGCGAGTTCAAATCTCGCCCCCTCCGCCATACTTCAATAGGTTGTGAGTTTTCCCCAACACTATCCTCCCGATCAACTGCCTCCAGTGTTACCGAAAGTGTACCCTTTTTCTCCTGGATGCAGCGATGAAGCCGCTTCCAGCCTCACGAAGGTCATCTTCGCTCGCGATGTTATACCGGTCGAACGCTGACCGGATCTTGTGACCACTGATTTTCATCGCAACCGTCTCAGGCACCTCTGCGCGAAATAAATTTCTCACACCAGTCCGTCTCAAGCCGTAAAACCTCTTGTCCTACGCACCACCCCGCTTACAGGCCGTTTCCCAAGCTTGAATCATATGACTGAATGGTTGGCCATTTCGATGAATCACTACGCGTGGTTTTTCGCTAGCCATACCACCTCCCCACAGCATCTGTGTGCCGGGTCAGGAATCTCTAAAATGGACCGCTTCCCATGCATCGCTCGGGTAACAGGAAAATGCTTCGAGGGACGAGTGGCTGTTCAAATAACACATGGCATGATGTATCCAGAAACTCATCGCCCGTCTCACAGGCTTCTGCTGTTACGCCTTAAACCACGGACTTGCGCAACTCAGACAACGCCTCAAGAATTTCTGCTGGACGCGGGGGGCAACCTGATATTCTGGCATCAACGGGAATATGCCGATCAACCGGTCCGGTCACGGCATAGCTTCCTTTGAACATGCCACAGTTGATCGCACAGTCACCGAGCGCAATCACAATCTTCGGATCAGGCGTTTGCCTATAGACATCCTTCAACGCTCGTTCCATATTGACGGTGACCGGCCCCGTCACAACTAATGCGTCCGCATGACGTGGCGAAGCGGCGATATGAATGCCGAAACGTTCGGCATCGTATACGGGATTCAGGAGTGCGTTCATTTCCATCTCACAGGCGTTGCACGAGCCCGTATCCACTTCACGGATCGCGAGCGATCGTTTGAAGAGTCTCGTTTTGTCCTTAGCCTCGGGCGTAACCGGCAGTTCAGGCTTTTCCGCTCTCGGATAACGACCCGTCACGACCCCGATCGTCAGACTCTTTTTGATGATGCGAAACATGGTGGCCTCCCTACAGATCATTCCCAGCGTATGAGAGGTTGAAGCTCTTGTTGATGAGCGGAAAGTCCGGGATAATATTGCCCAGCACCGCCCATTGAATAGCAGGCCAATTCACAAAAGACGGGTCTCGGACCTTGCACCGATGGATCCGGCCGTCTTCCCCGGCCATCACCATATAGACGATCTCGCCGCGCCACCCTTCAACTGCTGCCAGTGTCCATTCGCCGGGTTTTGGCAAAGAACTGGGCTGACTGGTGATCGGACCGTTCGGAGTTTTATCGCGCACTTCGCGAATGAGCCGGATAGATTCGTGAATCTCATCGCCACGAACACGCAACCTAGCCCTCACGTCACCGTAGCGATAGAGGGCCACATTGACGGGTAGTTCGTCGTACGCGGCGAATGGTCGATCACGCCTGAGATCGCGATTCATGCCCGATGCTCGGCCCACGACGCCCATTACTGCATGATCCCATGCGGTTTGCTCGTTGAGAATCCCTGTCGTTTCCAAGCGATCGGTGAGGGAGGCATTCGCAAAAATGATGGCTCCCACTTCGGAAAAATCAGATTGAATGCGGTTCAGTTCCTCGACAATCTCGACGAGCTGGGCGTTCTCGATGTCTCGTGTCACCCCCCCGACGCACATGACACCTCGAAGGAATCGTGACTCCGTTAATCGGTCATTGAGCTGCATCACCCGCTCTTTCATACGACCACAATGGGCATGAGCGAGCGCATAGGCCGTATCATTGCACATGGCACCAATGTCGCCGAGATGGTTGTAGAGTCGTTCGAGTTCGAGAAAGAGCGCGCGGAGATACTTCGCACGCCGAGGCACGTCGAGGTGCAGGAGTGCTTCGACGGCCTGGCAATAGGCGAGTGCGTGTCCCACCGTCGTATCACCGGACACACGTTCCGCGAGCGGCACTGCGTCGATCAACGGCTGTTGCTCAAAAAGTTTTTCAATGCCGCGGTGTTTCCAAAAATGGCGTAGTTCGAGTTGCATAATCGGTTCACCGGCGACGGAGAACCGAAAATGTCCGGACTCGATAATCCCCGCATGGATGGGCCCCACCGGTACTTCAAACACCCCTTCTCCCTCAATATGGCGGAAGTGATGCTCGCCCTGCTGTCGGCCGAGCACGGAGTCGCAGGGGAAATCCTTCCGGAGAGGGTGCGTTCCCTTCGGCCAGTGTTCATGCCGAACGAGACGTCGCAGGTCCGGATGGCCCTGGGGAATCAATCCGAACATATCGCGAATCTCGCGCTCATACCACTGAGCGGCATGAATGTGCGGCGTAATAGAAGGAAACAACCGATCGGTACCTGCCAGTTCACTGGACAACACCACCCAATGGTGAGATGCCTCCAAGGTAAATAAGTAATAGAGCCCGTAGCTGTCACAAACAGGGCGATGATCACAGGCCCACAAGAGTGTCAGCCTGCCGTGCAAATTCGGTTGGGTATGGAGGTAGCGGGTGATCGCCGGCAACAGTTCCTTGGGGACCACGAAATGTGAAGACTTTGCACAAATCGGCTCATTCTTCAGGATGCCTGGAAACGCAGCTTTAAGCAGATCGTCACAGGACTCTGTCGTGGTCATGCTCAGCCTCTTCTCCTATTGAATGACCAGAATTCTGGTCGCCTGCTCCAAGAGTAGTCGTATGGGCTGTGGCAGAAATATGCTGAATCCAACAAGCGCTCCGGTAAGCAGAACGATCGGCAGATGACCGAGCGTCCAGATTTCTCCTCGAACAAGACCCTCAGGCGGTGTTCCCCACACCATTCCGGTGATGCGATACAACAGTCCGCCGAACGAAAGAACCGCAGAGACCAGAAATACCGAAGCCAAAGCTACTCGGCCGAATTGGTTGGAAAATCCCACCGTTACCATGCCTTCGGTACCGGCAAACTCCATTCCCGGAACTCCTTGCGAAGCCAGGGCCGTGAGGATCTGGAGTTCGCTGGCAAATGCTGCGAACGGTGGAAGCGCCGATAACGACAATCCCGAAATCATCAGCGCTATTGCCGTCCAGGGTTGTGCCATGGCCACCCCCTGTACCTGACCGATTTCCACCGTGCGAAAGCGACGGTGGATGTTCCCCGCAGCAAAAAACGCCATCGACTTCGCCAACGCATGATTCAAGAGATGAAACAGGCCGCCGAAGGTTCCCAGCAGCCCCCCGACCCCGAAACCGATCATCGCGATGCCCATGTGCTCGATGCTGGAATAGGCAAACAGCCTCTTATAGTTGTGCTGGATGAGGAGAAAGAACGCCGCCGTCAGGAATGAGGCAAAGCCGAGCAACGCCAGCAGTCCGCCAGCGAAGGCAAACGGAACGGCGTGGTCGACAATGATCCTCACTCGCAGGATTGCATAGGCTGCTACGACTTCAAGAACACCGGCGAGCATGGCCACCACCGGCGCAGGCGCCTCGCTGTAGGCATCCGGTAGCCAGCTATGCATCGGAACGAGACCCACTTTAGTACCATACCCGACCAGGATGAAAATGAACGCCAATTTAAGGACCTGCGGATTCAACCGATCAGCCACGGGGAGCAACTGCGTCACGTTCAACCCCTGACTGGCATCACTCAATATATGCAGCGATGAATAATACAGCAGTACGACACCAAACAAGGCAAGCGAGATGCCGACTGAGCACAAGATCAGGTACTTCCATCCGGCCTCCAACGATTCTCGTCGTCTCCAAAAGGCAATCAAAAAAGTGGTTGCGAGCGTCGTCGCCTCGATGGCCACCCACTGGACTCCAACACTGTTCGCAATGGTCGCGATCACCATGGCAAGCAAAAACATGTGGAAGAGAAAAAAGAACTGATTGAGTTGTGAAGGCGCGATCAGGCCCTGCTCGACTTGCTCGTCCATATACGAACGCATGTAGAACGAACAGGCCAACCCGACCACTCCGATAATGAAGAGAATGAAAGTCGACAAGGCATCCAGATAGACCAACTGATCCAGAGCCGTGACGGGACCGTCGCTCAGCACCGTGCGGGTGATCACGACTTCTGCGGTAACGAGGGCACCCATGCTTGCGAGGTTGATCCCATGAAGCCATGCCGAACGGTGGACGACCAGGCTCAGCCCTCCCGCAAGCAGCGGTGCGATCAACAAGACGGCGACTGCAATCATCACGTAGACCTCGGCTATTCTTTCAGTACGGTGAGTCGGTCCGTATCCACGCTGTCGAATGCGTCTTGCAAGCGATTCGTATAGATCCCTGCGATCAATGTGGCGATCAGGACATCGAAGAACACGCCCAATTCAACAACCAACGGCATGCCATAGGTGGCGGCTGTGGCGCCCAAAAATAGTCCGTTTTCCAGGACGAGGAAGCCTACCAGTTGGGATACGGCTTTGTGCCGTGCGATCATCGTAAACAATCCAATGAGTACGATCGCAAGGGCGATGGCCAAAGAATCTCGCGTGAGGAGAGATCCCAATGGAATGATCGGTTGCGCGATGAAAAATGCCAGCATAACCAGTCCACCGCAAATCAACAGTCCGGTTGGTACGTTGACATGCATCACCAGTTCTCGTTTGACGTTG contains:
- a CDS encoding helix-turn-helix domain-containing protein → MMERPGFLPLKEAAVWAGVSARTVKRWLADGLPCYQAGHRTKVLIRPTDIDQFLTRRQVTKVDIDALVENTLREMQEARHGKDVA
- a CDS encoding NADH-quinone oxidoreductase subunit B family protein, with protein sequence MFRIIKKSLTIGVVTGRYPRAEKPELPVTPEAKDKTRLFKRSLAIREVDTGSCNACEMEMNALLNPVYDAERFGIHIAASPRHADALVVTGPVTVNMERALKDVYRQTPDPKIVIALGDCAINCGMFKGSYAVTGPVDRHIPVDARISGCPPRPAEILEALSELRKSVV
- a CDS encoding type II toxin-antitoxin system RelE/ParE family toxin, translating into MAWTVVYYETAQGDKPIEAFLDALSHGARAKCLAYISRLESDGTRLPASIAAHVRGKIWELRPEWSGTEYRFFYAALVGQRFIILHAIQKKRQKLRERDIVLAEQRYEEVKQRSHDENA
- a CDS encoding hydrogenase, with the protein product MQGISSIGSQLVDLCSALLLLTCFAIVAQRRLSACVDLFALQSAFLFVTAILVAYLTGNQHIYIAAALTGVIKVIIIPRVLKKVIDRLNVKRELVMHVNVPTGLLICGGLVMLAFFIAQPIIPLGSLLTRDSLAIALAIVLIGLFTMIARHKAVSQLVGFLVLENGLFLGATAATYGMPLVVELGVFFDVLIATLIAGIYTNRLQDAFDSVDTDRLTVLKE
- a CDS encoding relaxase/mobilization nuclease domain-containing protein: MSPSISPIDLKLDEWGSRLFNVSTETLPRPRRSTRSAFGAARPVRPGGRLSTSQARATYVRQKLQAMVRRSPQVVVKLVRAPKGMKGISNNLTYISRDGQLEIEDQDGQVILGKEAVADLKDEWRDGGLPILADSTMRDAFHLVLSMPTRTDPLSVQRAARDFATREFAGFQYAMVLHTFETDPDPNPSPHPHVHLTVKAAGLDGVRLNPRKADLQRWREGFAEALREHGIEATTTSRIHRTTHERWTVRHLHEPSKEKGETLERMKRTTRRHGRAQEIMRNYEQVMRALARSDRGEDRQLAADLVRYLSERSRDVTKTRSPERDRSS
- a CDS encoding NADH-quinone oxidoreductase subunit C, which translates into the protein MTTTESCDDLLKAAFPGILKNEPICAKSSHFVVPKELLPAITRYLHTQPNLHGRLTLLWACDHRPVCDSYGLYYLFTLEASHHWVVLSSELAGTDRLFPSITPHIHAAQWYEREIRDMFGLIPQGHPDLRRLVRHEHWPKGTHPLRKDFPCDSVLGRQQGEHHFRHIEGEGVFEVPVGPIHAGIIESGHFRFSVAGEPIMQLELRHFWKHRGIEKLFEQQPLIDAVPLAERVSGDTTVGHALAYCQAVEALLHLDVPRRAKYLRALFLELERLYNHLGDIGAMCNDTAYALAHAHCGRMKERVMQLNDRLTESRFLRGVMCVGGVTRDIENAQLVEIVEELNRIQSDFSEVGAIIFANASLTDRLETTGILNEQTAWDHAVMGVVGRASGMNRDLRRDRPFAAYDELPVNVALYRYGDVRARLRVRGDEIHESIRLIREVRDKTPNGPITSQPSSLPKPGEWTLAAVEGWRGEIVYMVMAGEDGRIHRCKVRDPSFVNWPAIQWAVLGNIIPDFPLINKSFNLSYAGNDL
- a CDS encoding helix-turn-helix transcriptional regulator: MKTHRQYINEQIKKEPKFAEALAKAEQEVGIAVELARLRERRGLSQTELAKLTGMKQPQIARLESGAHFPAFPTLQKLLGVLGGKLEVTADACHLVPTRLKVASARR